A window from Kluyveromyces lactis strain NRRL Y-1140 chromosome E complete sequence encodes these proteins:
- the MAP2 gene encoding methionine aminopeptidase (similar to uniprot|P38174 Saccharomyces cerevisiae YBL091C MAP2 Methionine aminopeptidase catalyzes the cotranslational removal of N-terminal methionine from nascent polypeptides function is partially redundant with that of Map1p), whose protein sequence is MVADTDVKEIVVDALPEVSEPAAVDDSEVTEDATVQDKKKKKKKKKKKGNNMKNIALIYPDEKYPEGQWMEYHQDFNLKRVTDEERRYLERSEEYEQRCNDMRKGAEIHRRVRESVRNKIKPGMTLTEIANLVEDGTRKFTGTDANGDHVDRPKSQGIAFPTGLSLNHCAAHFTPNAGDKTVLKFEDVMKVDFGVHVNGYIIDSAFTIAFDPQYDNLLAAVKDATNTGIKEAGIDVRLTDIGEAIQEVMESYEVEINGETHQVKPCRNLCGHNINPYSIHGGKSVPIVKNGDNTKMEENEHFAIETFGSTGRGYVIQEGECSHYAKKPGSHPTPSLSSAKNLLKVIDENFGTIPFCRRYLDRLGEDKHVYALNTLVRQGIVEDYPPLNDIKGSYTAQFEHTLILHPHKKEIVSRGDDY, encoded by the coding sequence ATGGTGGCTGATACAGATGTCAAAGAGATTGTTGTAGATGCACTTCCTGAGGTTTCTGAACCTGCAGCTGTTGATGACAGTGAAGTGACAGAGGATGCTACCGTGCaggataagaagaaaaagaagaagaagaagaagaagaagggtAATAATATGAAGAACATTGCTTTAATATACCCTGATGAGAAATACCCTGAGGGACAGTGGATGGAATACCATCAAGATTTCAATCTGAAAAGAGTTACCGATGAAGAGAGGAGATACTTGGAAAGAAGTGAAGAGTACGAACAAAGGTGTAATGATATGCGTAAAGGTGCTGAGATTCACCGTCGTGTAAGGGAAAGTGTTAGAAATAAGATCAAGCCGGGTATGACATTGACTGAGATTGCTAATTTGGTGGAAGACGGGACTAGAAAGTTTACTGGCACTGATGCCAATGGGGATCACGTTGATAGACCAAAGAGCCAAGGTATTGCGTTCCCAACTGGTCTATCGCTCAACCACTGTGCTGCTCATTTCACTCCTAATGCTGGTGACAAGACCGTGTTGAAGTTCGAGGATGTAATGAAAGTTGATTTCGGTGTCCATGTTAATGGTTATATCATCGATTCTGCGTTTACTATTGCATTCGATCCACAATACGATAATTTGTTGGCTGCTGTGAAGGATGCAACCAATACTGGTATTAAAGAGGCAGGTATCGACGTTAGGTTGACTGATATCGGTGAAGCTATTCAAGAAGTGATGGAATCGTACGAAGTGGAAATTAACGGTGAGACACACCAAGTGAAACCATGCAGGAATTTGTGCGGCCACAACATTAATCCTTATTCGATTCATGGGGGTAAATCTGTGCCAATTGTCAAGAACGGTGACAACACAAAGATGGAAGAAAACGAACATTTCGCTATCGAAACTTTCGGGAGTACCGGTCGTGGGTATGTTATACAAGAGGGAGAATGCTCTCATTATGCTAAGAAACCCGGTTCACATCCAACACCATCCCTATCGAGTGCCAAGAATCTATTAAAGgttattgatgaaaattttgGAACTATACCGTTCTGTCGTCGTTACTTGGATAGATTGGGCGAAGACAAGCACGTATACGCTTTGAACACATTGGTGAGGCAAGGTATTGTAGAAGACTACCCACCATTGAACGATATTAAGGGCTCATATACGGCTCAATTCGAACACACCCTTATCCTACATCCTCacaagaaggaaattgtCTCTCGTGGTGACGACTATTGA
- the MRP21 gene encoding mitochondrial 37S ribosomal protein bS21m (similar to gnl|GLV|CAGL0H04565g Candida glabrata CAGL0H04565g and some similarites with YBL090W uniprot|P38175 Saccharomyces cerevisiae YBL090W MRP21 Mitochondrial ribosomal protein of the large subunit MRP21 exhibits genetic interactions with mutations in the COX2 and COX3 mRNA 5'-untranslated leader sequences), whose amino-acid sequence MLTARGFQLGASRTSTLLSRQFTQCTIRRQEIIDYTRLTPLSKSAKESSNGSRKDMSFSAMMQSPREDTLSSKLTGIQAGRTIDVFSGNTMAAFQRLGSIVRSNSIQKDKRAQRFYLKPGKARELRKSQKHRKEFMKSFKNLIEVVKDAKRKGY is encoded by the coding sequence ATGCTAACTGCAAGAGGGTTCCAATTGGGTGCCAGCAGGACATCTACTTTATTGTCCAGACAATTTACACAATGCACTATTAGGAGACAAGAAATCATAGATTATACAAGGTTGACTCCGCTATCTAAAAGTGCAAAGGAATCGTCAAACGGATCTAGGAAAGACATGTCCTTTTCGGCAATGATGCAGTCGCCAAGAGAAGATACTTTGAGTTCCAAGCTAACAGGAATCCAAGCTGGAAGAACTATTGATGTCTTTAGCGGTAACACCATGGCTGCTTTCCAAAGGCTAGGGTCCATCGTAAGATCGAACTCCATTCAAAAGGACAAGAGGGCTCAAAGGTTCTATTTGAAGCCTGGTAAGGCAAGAGAATTGAGAAAGTCTCAAAAGCACAGAAAGGAGTTCATGAAGAGTTTCAAGAACTTAATAGAGGTGGTCAAGGACGCCAAGAGGAAGGGTTACTAA
- the AVT5 gene encoding amino acid transporter (similar to uniprot|P40074 Saccharomyces cerevisiae YER119C AVT6 Vacuolar transporter exports aspartate and glutamate from the vacuole and to YBL089W uniprot|P38176 Saccharomyces cerevisiae YBL089W AVT5 Putative transporter, members of a family of seven S. cerevisiae genes (AVT1-7) related to vesicular GABA-glycine transporters) — MSSSVQSGVITLLHTACGAGILAMPYAFKPFGLILGLSMIIFCGLCSSTGLYLQSYVSKYVPPGHASFFTLCRLTRPELSVVFDAAIAVKCFGVGVSYLVVVGDLLPQIMSTFTTHGWLLSRQFHITAVTLIIVTPLCFIKKLDSLRYTSSIAITAVGYLCVLVVFHFAVPNSEIDHLRGHVSIWKPSDVDSSMLSSFPIFVFAYTCHHNMFSIINEQSDKSLDSITKLIRIAITLAMSLYISIGALGYCTFGDHITGNIITLYPNSISSTIGRIAIALLVILAFPLQCHPARASVNHILHYFSKGNTHPPMTTTSAEQNSLLRDSELESSEQLTYECEDELIEENSANQPPVVTLEGPRFIFITSGILLFSYILAMSVTSLANVLSIVGATGSTSISFILPGIFGYKLIASEYAKSVVPPAKERILRIISLLLAIWGFIVMITSLSATIFLHATH; from the coding sequence ATGTCATCCAGTGTACAATCTGGGGTCATCACACTTCTTCATACGGCATGCGGGGCTGGTATCCTTGCAATGCCTTATGCTTTTAAACCCTTTGGATTGATTTTGGGTTTGTCAATGATTATATTCTGCGGCTTGTGTTCCTCTACGGGGTTATATTTACAATCATACGTGTCGAAATACGTTCCTCCTGGACATGCCTCGTTTTTCACTCTTTGCAGATTAACTCGTCCTGAATTGAGCGTCGTTTTCGATGCTGCAATTGCTGTTAAATGTTTTGGGGTCGGAGTTTCATATTTGGTGGTCGTTGGAGATTTGTTACCACAGATAATGTCCACGTTTACAACCCATGGGTGGCTCTTATCACGCCAGTTTCACATCACTGCAGTTACGTTGATCATCGTGACACCGTTGTGTTTCATTAAGAAGTTAGACTCTTTAAGGTACACTTCTTCCATTGCAATTACAGCAGTTGGGTACTTATGCGTATTAGTTGTCTTCCATTTTGCCGTTCCAAATAGCGAAATCGACCATTTAAGAGGCCATGTTAGCATCTGGAAACCCAGTGATGTGGATTCATCCATGCTAAGCagttttccaattttcGTTTTCGCGTATACTTGCCATCACAACATGTTTTCCATCATCAATGAACAATCAGACAAATCTTTAGACAGTATAACGAAATTGATTAGGATTGCCATTACGCTAGCAATGTCTTTGTACATTTCCATTGGAGCGCTAGGTTATTGCACCTTCGGTGATCATATTACTGGTAACATTATCACCTTATACCCAAACTCCATTTCCAGCACCATCGGTAGAATAGCTATAGCATTGTTAGTGATCCTTGCCTTCCCGCTACAATGTCATCCAGCTAGAGCATCTGTCAATCATATCTTACATTACTTCTCCAAGGGGAACACCCATCCCCCAATGACAACCACAAGTGCAGAACAAAACAGTCTATTACGGGACTCTGAACTCGAATCTAGCGAACAGTTAACCTACGAATGCGAAGACGAAttaattgaagaaaacagcGCTAATCAGCCTCCAGTAGTAACGTTAGAAGGCCCTAGATTCATCTTTATCACGTCTGGAATCCTATTATTTTCGTACATCCTCGCTATGAGTGTTACGTCGCTAGCAAACGTTTTGTCAATAGTAGGAGCAACCGGATCCACTTCTATATCCTTCATCTTACCTGGAATATTTGGCTACAAGTTAATCGCATCGGAGTACGCCAAATCCGTTGTACCACCAGCAAAAGAACGAATCTTGAGAATTATCTCATTGTTACTTGCTATTTGGGGATTCATCGTCATGATAACTTCACTAAGTGCTACCATATTTCTACATGCGACACATTGA
- the SHO1 gene encoding osmosensor SHO1 (uniprot|Q9P863 Kluyveromyces lactis sho1 Putative membrane protein) translates to MALIKASQARAVRENPHVSHQFNISSFLGDPFAIGTLSIALISWIIALAGSIAVAASTSPFPRFSWWTIVYEILLMITLFIVYCLDLVDYYRMFITCAVGIAFVYTSNSTNSIVYYEGSKSGAAAAGFILLSMINLVWVIYFGGDNASPTNRWIDSFSLRGIRPSVLETSMAIARSQRLPVKPSYPYQYQEDLRSASLPDVHHDDEGEGHSGNMYAPELQSSTKYVSSTVLNGFENTDHSSSKPNLDVNAQNTATLNTQATGTFITDTTNANTDTTMGDTLGLYSDIGEELNSFPYTAEALYTYQADQTDAYEISFEQGEILRVGDIEGRWWKAKKSNGETGIIPSNYVKLLDGKSH, encoded by the coding sequence ATGGCGTTGATTAAAGCAAGTCAAGCCCGTGCTGTAAGGGAGAATCCGCATGTATCTCATCAATTTAACATCTCGTCATTTTTGGGCGATCCTTTTGCCATAGGCACACTTAGTATTGCATTGATCTCATGGATCATTGCATTGGCGGGATCCATTGCTGTTGCAGCATCTACGTCTCCATTCCCAAGATTTTCTTGGTGGACTATAGTTTACGAGATACTACTAATGATTACGCTTTTTATCGTGTACTGTTTGGATTTAGTTGACTACTATAGAATGTTCATTACTTGTGCTGTTGGTATCGCATTCGTATATACTTCGAATAGTACTAACAGTATTGTGTACTATGAAGGGTCCAAGAGTGgtgcagcagcagcaggaTTTATCTTGTTATCCATGATCAATTTGGTGTGGGTGATTTATTTTGGTGGAGATAATGCATCTCCAACCAATAGATGGATCGATTCGTTCTCACTACGCGGAATTCGTCCTTCGGTGCTAGAGACATCCATGGCTATTGCCAGATCGCAGAGACTGCCGGTCAAACCTTCTTACCCATACCAATACCAGGAAGACTTGCGTTCAGCATCTCTGCCTGATGTCCACCACGATGACGAAGGTGAGGGCCACAGTGGCAACATGTATGCGCCAGAACTTCAATCGTCTACAAAGTATGTGTCGTCTACAGTGCTGAACGGATTTGAAAATACAGATCATTCCTCTTCGAAACCAAACCTTGATGTTAATGCGCAAAATACTGCTACACTGAATACACAGGCCACTGGCACTTTCATCACAGATACCACCAATGCCAACACAGATACTACCATGGGAGACACATTAGGCCTATACAGTGACATTGGTGAAGAATTAAACAGTTTCCCATACACTGCAGAGGCTTTATATACCTATCAAGCGGACCAAACTGACGCGTATGAAATATCCTTCGAACAGGGCGAAATTCTCAGGGTTGGTGATATCGAGGGTAGATGGTGGAAAGCCAAGAAGTCAAACGGGGAAACAGGGATTATCCCAAGTAATTACGTTAAGCTTTTGGATGGGAAATCACACTGA